The following proteins are co-located in the Pan troglodytes isolate AG18354 chromosome 5, NHGRI_mPanTro3-v2.0_pri, whole genome shotgun sequence genome:
- the LOC471842 gene encoding protein FAM136A-like: protein MVELQQLRVQEVVDSMVKSLERENIWKTQGLMFWCRASCCEDSQAFTQQVHQCIECCPVPLAQVQALVTSELEKFQDHLARCTMHCNDKAKDSIDAGSKELQVKQQLDGCVTKCVDDHMHLIPTMTKKMKEAVLSIGK, encoded by the coding sequence ATGGTGGAGCTGCAGCAGCTGCGGGTGCAGGAGGTGGTGGACTCCATGGTGAAGAGTCTGGAAAGGGAGAACATCTGGAAGACACAGGGTCTCATGTTCTGGTGCAGGGCCAGCTGTTGTGAGGACAGCCAGGCATTCACCCAGCAGGTGCACCAGTGCATCGAGTGCTGCCCTGTGCCTCTGGCTCAAGTCCAGGCCTTGGTCACCAGTGAGTTGGAGAAGTTCCAGGACCACCTGGCTCGGTGCACCATGCATTGCAATGACAAAGCCAAAGATTCAATAGATGCTGGGAGTAAGGAGCTTCAGGTGAAGCAGCAGCTGGACGGTTGTGTGACCAAGTGTGTGGATGACCACATGCACCTCATCCCAACTATGACCAAGAAGATGAAGGAGGCTGTCTTATCCATTGGGAAATAA